Proteins from a genomic interval of Candidatus Cloacimonadota bacterium:
- a CDS encoding 4Fe-4S dicluster domain-containing protein: MAKMTVDPFYCKGCGICIPACPKKIIRLSEKFNEKGYHYAECFDQEACIACKLCYVSCPDVAITVEK, encoded by the coding sequence ATGGCAAAAATGACAGTTGACCCGTTTTATTGTAAAGGATGTGGGATTTGTATTCCCGCGTGTCCCAAGAAGATAATCCGTCTTTCGGAGAAGTTCAATGAAAAGGGTTATCATTATGCAGAATGTTTTGACCAGGAAGCTTGCATTGCCTGTAAGCTCTGTTATGTAAGTTGTCCTGATGTGGCAATAACGGTAGAGAAGTAG
- the vorB gene encoding 3-methyl-2-oxobutanoate dehydrogenase subunit VorB has translation MAEKILMKGNEAIAEAALRAGCRLYFAYPITPQSELIEYMSRMMPKAGGTFVQAESEVAAINMVYGASGCGKRVMTSSSSPGVSLKQEGISYISGASLPAVVVNVVRGGPGLGDIQPAQGDYFQATRGGGHGDYRTIVLAPSTVQEFADMAPLAFDLADKYRMVALILSDGLIGQMMEPVEFQPAKTEKELEELNNQHLDWCMHPNEDEPNHHHHIINSLELDPHVLSDLVLNLEKKYIEVEKNEIRFEEYNISPDNEIVCVAFGTAARITKSAIDELQKEGKSVGLIRPITLWPFPAKAIDDAIHQKVRKVLTLELNLGQMIDDVRLALKGKVPVEFMGRVGGLVFTPEEVKAKIEEIFI, from the coding sequence ATGGCAGAAAAAATATTAATGAAAGGTAACGAAGCAATTGCAGAAGCTGCTCTTCGTGCAGGCTGCAGGTTATATTTTGCATATCCGATAACTCCTCAAAGTGAATTGATCGAATATATGTCCAGGATGATGCCGAAAGCCGGTGGCACTTTTGTGCAGGCAGAAAGTGAAGTCGCTGCGATCAATATGGTTTACGGAGCATCAGGCTGCGGAAAAAGAGTGATGACATCATCTTCTTCTCCGGGAGTTTCGCTCAAGCAGGAAGGAATTTCCTACATTTCTGGAGCAAGTTTACCGGCAGTTGTTGTAAATGTTGTGCGTGGAGGTCCCGGTCTTGGTGATATTCAACCAGCCCAGGGAGATTATTTTCAAGCCACGAGAGGTGGAGGACACGGAGATTATCGAACGATCGTTCTGGCTCCGAGCACAGTTCAGGAATTTGCTGATATGGCTCCCCTTGCCTTTGATCTTGCTGATAAATATCGGATGGTAGCTCTTATTCTTTCTGATGGTTTGATCGGACAAATGATGGAACCGGTGGAATTCCAGCCTGCAAAAACAGAGAAGGAACTGGAAGAACTCAATAATCAGCATTTAGACTGGTGTATGCATCCTAATGAGGACGAACCGAATCATCATCACCATATTATCAATTCATTGGAATTGGATCCGCATGTTCTATCCGATCTTGTTCTGAATCTGGAAAAGAAATATATAGAAGTGGAGAAGAATGAGATCAGGTTTGAAGAATACAATATTTCTCCTGATAATGAGATCGTTTGTGTTGCTTTTGGAACTGCTGCGAGAATAACTAAATCTGCGATCGACGAACTTCAGAAAGAAGGGAAAAGTGTTGGTTTGATCCGACCGATAACTCTCTGGCCCTTTCCAGCCAAAGCAATAGATGATGCTATTCATCAAAAAGTTCGCAAAGTTCTGACTCTCGAACTGAATCTTGGTCAGATGATAGATGATGTTCGTCTGGCATTAAAAGGAAAAGTCCCGGTTGAATTTATGGGAAGAGTCGGCGGACTGGTTTTCACACCGGAAGAAGTTAAAGCAAAAATAGAAGAGATATTCATCTAA
- a CDS encoding 2-oxoglutarate oxidoreductase, translating into MEIIAQRPKSLTDTQFSYCPGCTHGISHRLIAEAMDELDLRNSMMGVCPVGCSVLAYNFFDCDMAEAAHGRAPALATGMKRARPDMHVFTYQGDGDLAAIGTAEIIHAANRGEHITVFFVNNAIYGMTGGQMAPTTLPGMKTTTSPYGRDETDIGYPIRVSEMLATLEAPYYIARVSLLSPQDIIKAKKAVYKALKFNKEERGFTFVEFVSTCPTNWGLEPLKAFEWAKENMLPFFKIGVFKDKSIEEEAK; encoded by the coding sequence ATGGAAATTATCGCCCAAAGACCAAAATCTTTGACAGATACACAATTCAGTTATTGTCCCGGCTGCACGCATGGGATTTCACATAGATTGATCGCAGAAGCAATGGACGAACTCGATTTGAGAAACTCGATGATGGGAGTTTGTCCGGTAGGATGCTCGGTTCTCGCTTATAATTTCTTTGATTGCGATATGGCGGAAGCTGCTCATGGAAGAGCTCCTGCACTTGCAACAGGAATGAAACGAGCCAGACCAGATATGCATGTTTTTACTTATCAGGGAGATGGAGATCTGGCAGCGATCGGAACTGCGGAAATTATTCATGCTGCCAATCGCGGAGAACATATTACGGTATTTTTCGTGAATAACGCAATTTACGGAATGACAGGCGGACAGATGGCTCCTACAACTTTACCCGGAATGAAAACTACAACTTCTCCCTATGGGAGGGACGAAACCGATATTGGTTATCCGATCAGAGTTAGTGAAATGCTGGCAACATTGGAAGCTCCGTATTATATTGCCAGAGTTTCATTGCTCTCACCTCAAGATATTATCAAAGCAAAGAAAGCAGTTTACAAAGCTTTGAAATTCAATAAAGAAGAAAGAGGATTCACTTTTGTGGAATTCGTTTCTACATGTCCAACCAATTGGGGATTAGAACCTTTGAAAGCGTTTGAATGGGCAAAAGAGAATATGCTGCCGTTCTTTAAGATTGGAGTTTTCAAAGATAAATCAATCGAGGAGGAAGCAAAATGA